In Mauremys reevesii isolate NIE-2019 linkage group 14, ASM1616193v1, whole genome shotgun sequence, a single window of DNA contains:
- the LOC120381978 gene encoding kinesin-like protein KIF22 isoform X2, with protein sequence MLSQQKASLAEPRRASPPAHVRVCVRLRPCSQGDPCIRGLDSRSLEIINWRNKMETIQFDTFYGDQATQNDIYTGSVRPVLCHLLEGQNASVLAYGRTGAGE encoded by the exons ATGCTGTCCCAGCAGAAAGCCAGCCTGGCCGAGCCCCGCcgtgccagccccccagcccacGTGCGAGTGTGCGTCCGCCtgcgcccctgcagccagggggaccCCTGCATCCGCGGCCTGGATTCCCGCTCCCTGGAGATCATCAATTGGAGGAACAAGATGGAGACTATACA GTTCGACACCTTCTATGGTGATCAAGCCACCCAGAATGACATCTACACCGGCTCCGTGCGGCCTGTCCTGTGCCACCTGCTGGAGGGGCAGAATGCCAGTGTGCTGGCCTATGGACGCACCGGTGCTGGTGAGtga
- the LOC120381978 gene encoding kinesin-like protein KIF22 isoform X1 — MLSQQKASLAEPRRASPPAHVRVCVRLRPCSQGDPCIRGLDSRSLEIINWRNKMETIQYEFDTFYGDQATQNDIYTGSVRPVLCHLLEGQNASVLAYGRTGAGE, encoded by the exons ATGCTGTCCCAGCAGAAAGCCAGCCTGGCCGAGCCCCGCcgtgccagccccccagcccacGTGCGAGTGTGCGTCCGCCtgcgcccctgcagccagggggaccCCTGCATCCGCGGCCTGGATTCCCGCTCCCTGGAGATCATCAATTGGAGGAACAAGATGGAGACTATACAGTATGA GTTCGACACCTTCTATGGTGATCAAGCCACCCAGAATGACATCTACACCGGCTCCGTGCGGCCTGTCCTGTGCCACCTGCTGGAGGGGCAGAATGCCAGTGTGCTGGCCTATGGACGCACCGGTGCTGGTGAGtga